A single Argentina anserina chromosome 7, drPotAnse1.1, whole genome shotgun sequence DNA region contains:
- the LOC126804079 gene encoding ABC transporter G family member 24-like — MSFKKLKASSFSSFVLLGVLALSLVHFVQSQVVDDYDEFDNPAVLPLIIQIVYGRISNVTAILSREISNRSSFCVKNPEADWNQAFNFSNNLDFLTSCIQKTKGDITRRLCTAAEMKFYFNNFFVKVESANYLKPNQNCNLTSWVSGCEPGWACSVGQDQQVDIGNAKDMPPRTKSCQPCCEGFFCPHGLTCMIPCPSGSHCPMATLNRATGICEPYIYQLPPGRSNHTCGGANIWADVVSSGELFCSAGSYCPTTVKKIPCSSGHYCRMGSTDEKRCFKLTSCEANTANQNIHAYGIMLIAALITLLLIIYNCSDQVLITRGRRLAKSREKAAKSAREMAKARQRWKGAKDAAKKHASELQAHLSRTFSRKKDSQDPETHKILNEPKTDTDDDLPTLPHPSRSNVSPSTSLPPKGNKKESSELMQIMRKIEDDPENYKGFSIGGEDTNVGNVPKGKQIHTHTQIFNYAYAQIEKEKAQQQDYKDLTFSGVVKMATNNEVRKRPLIEISFKDLTLTLKSKNKHLLRCVTGKIKPGRITAVMGPSGAGKTTFLSALAGKAIGCKMTGLILVNGRNVSIHSYKKIIGFVPQDDIVHGNLTVEENLWFSAKCRLSADLLKPDKVLVVERAIESLGLQTVRDSLVGTVEKRGISGGQRKRVNVGLEMVMEPSLLILDEPTSGLDSASSQLLLRALRREALEGVNICMVVHQPSYALFKMFDELVLLAKGGLTVYHGSAKQVEEYFSNLGINVPERINPPDHYIDILEGMVTTERSSGVSYRDLPLRWMLYNGYSVPPDMRPSAAQLTLSSMDENSVHETNPDGSQIEEQSFAGELWQDVKTNVDLHRDKIRLNFLKSKDMSNRRTPGVFLQYRYFLGRLGKQRLREARTQAVDYLILLLAGACLGSLAKTSDQDFGALGYTYTIIAVSLLCKIAALRSFSLDRLQYWRESSSGMSSLAYFLAKDSVDHFNTVIKPFVYLSMFYFFTNPRSSFADNYVVLMCLVYCVTGIAYALAISFEQGAAQLSSVLLPVVLTLIATRPQDGQILKILTNICYPKWALEAFVIVNAERYSGVWLITRCGALLKKGYNLNDWSLCIIVLIFTGFISRVIAFLCMVTFQKK, encoded by the exons ATGAGCTTCAAGAAGCTCAAAGCTTCAAGCTTTAGCTCCTTTGTTTTGCTGGGTGTCTTGGCTTTGAGCTTGGTTCACTTTGTTCAGAGCCAAGTTGTGGATGACTATGATGAATTTGACAACCCTGCAGTTCTTCCATTGATCATTCAGATTGTGTATGGAAGAATCTCAAATGTTACTGCAATTCTCAGTAGGGAGATTAGCAATCGTTCAAGCTTCTGTGTAAAAAACCC TGAAGCTGATTGGAATCAGGCGTTTAATTTTTCGAACAATTTGGATTTCTTAACTTCATGCATTCAAAAGACTAAAG GAGATATTACGCGGCGCTTGTGTACAGCAGCAGAGATGAAATTCTATTTCAACAATTTCTTTGTAAAGGTTGAGAGTGCAAATTACTTGAAACCCAACCAGAACTGTAATTTAACTTCTTGGGTTTCTGGGTGTGAGCCAGGATGGGCTTGTAGTGTTGGCCAAGATCAGCAGGTTGACATCGGAAATGCAAAGGACATGCCTCCCAGAACTAAGAGTTGCCAACCTTGTTGTGAGGGTTTCTTTTGTCCCCATGGTCTCACATGCATGATAC CTTGCCCATCGGGTTCTCACTGTCCCATGGCAACCCTGAACAGAGCAACAGGGATTTGTGAACC ATACATTTACCAGCTACCCCCTGGACGATCAAACCATACTTGTGGAGGAGCAAATATATGGGCTGATGTTGTTAGTAGTGGTGAATTATTCTGTTCAGCTGGATCATACTGTCCAACCACCGTGAAAAAAATTCCTTGTAGTAGTGG ACATTACTGCCGGATGGGTTCTACAGATGAGAAAC GCTGTTTCAAGTTGACGTCCTGTGAGGCAAACACTGCAAATCAAAACATTCATGCATACGGGATAATGCTTATT GCAGCTTTGATCACCCTGCTGCTCATTATTTACAATTGTTCTGACCAAGTACTCATCACTAGGGGTAGGAGATTGGCTAAATCTCGGGAGAAAGCAGCCAAAAGTGCAAGGGAAATGGCAAAAGCACGCCAAAGATGGAAAGGTGCAAAAGATGCTGCTAAGAAGCATGCAAGTGAATTACAAGCTCATTTATCACGCACATTTTCTCGGAAAAAGGATTCTCAAGATCCTGAGACGCATAAGATTTTGAATGAGCCAAAAACAGACACAGATGATGATCTGCCTACACTTCCACATCCAAGTAGATCAAATGTCTCACCATCTACATCTCTGCCACCAAAGGGAAATAAAAAGGAATCTAGTGAGCTCATGCAGATTATGCGTAAAATTGAAGATGACCCGGAGAATTATAAAGGTTTCAGTATTGGAGGTGAGGACACAAATGTAGGAAATGTGCCAAAAGGAAAGCAAATACATACTCATACACAAATCTTCAATTATGCTTATGCTCAGATTGAGAAAGAGAAGGCCCAGCAGCAAGACTACAAGGACCTTACTTTCTCTGGGGTGGTTAAAATGGCTACTAACAATGAAGTACGAAAGAGGCCTCTAATTGAGATTTCTTTCAAGGACCTAACACTTACTttgaaatcgaaaaacaaGCATCTACTGAGGTGTGTAACTGGAAAAATAAAACCTGGTCGCATTACTGCAGTTATGGGTCCATCAGGAGCTGGAAAAACAACATTTCTTTCTGCCCTTGCTGGAAAAGCGATTGGATGCAAAATGACTGGTTTAATTCTTGTGAATGGGAGGAATGTTTCAATCCATTCGTATAAGAAAATCATAGGTTTTGTGCCGCAAGATGATATCGTGCATGGAAACTTGACAGTGGAAGAGAATCTATGGTTCAGTGCAAAGTGCAG gttaTCAGCAGACTTATTAAAACCAGATAAAGTTCTAGTGGTTGAAAGAGCTATCGAGTCCCTAGGGCTCCAGACAGTACGTGATTCCTTGGTTGGTACAGTAGAGAAGCGAGGAATATCTGGAGGCCAGAGAAAACGTGTAAATGTTGGTTTGGAAATGGTTATGGAACCTtcacttttgattttggatgaACCCACATCTGGTTTGGACAGTGCCTCTTCTCAGCTACTTCTTAGAGCACTTAGACGAGAAGCTCTTGAAGGGGTAAACATCTGCATGGTGGTTCACCAACCTAG TTATGCCTTGTTCAAGATGTTTGATGAGTTAGTACTCCTGGCAAAAGGTGGTCTAACTGTGTATCATGGATCAGCAAAACAAGTAGAAGAATACTTTTCAAACCTTGGAATCAATGTGCCAGAGCGCATCAATCCTCCAGACCACTACATTGACATTTTGGAGGGTATGGTAACAACAGAAAGAAGTTCGGGAGTGAGTTATAGAGATCTTCCCCTCAGATGGATGCTTTATAATGGGTACTCAGTACCCCCTGATATGAGGCCAAGTGCTGCTCAacttacattgtcctcaatggaTGAAAACTCGGTTCATGAAACAAATCCTGATGGTTCTCAAATAGAGGAACAATCTTTTGCTGGAGAGTTATGGCAAGATGTGAAAACTAACGTGGACCTGCACCGTGATAAGATACGTCTCAATTTCTTGAAGTCTAAGGATATGTCTAATCGAAGAACTCCAGGTGTATTTCTGCAATACAGATACTTCCTAGGAAG ACTTGGTAAGCAGAGGCTTAGAGAAGCTCGGACACAAGCAGTAGATTATTTGATCCTATTACTCGCTGGAGCCTGCTTAGGATCACTTGCAAAAACGAGCGATCAGGACTTTGGTGCACTTGGTTACACATATACCATAATTGCAGTTT CTCTACTGTGTAAAATCGCGGCTTTGAGATCATTTTCTCTAGATAGGTTACAATATTGGAGAGAAAGCTCATCTGGGATGAGTAGTTTGGCTTATTTTCTTGCTAAAGATTCAGTCGACCATTTTAATACAGTCATCAAACCCTTTGTGTATCTGTCCATGTTCTACTTCTTCACCAACCCAAGATCTAGCTTTGCAGACAATTATGTTGTTTTGATGTGCCTTGTGTACTGTGTAACTGGCATAGCCTATGCATTAGCAATATCTTTCGAACAAGGTGCAGCCCAGCTA TCATCGGTTCTCCTTCCAGTTGTTTTAACACTTATAGCAACACGGCCTCAAGATGGTCAGATTCTAAAGATTTTAACCAACATATGCTACCCTAAGTGGGCTTTGGAAGCATTTGTGATTGTAAATGCTGAAAG GTATTCTGGAGTATGGCTAATAACTCGGTGCGGGGCACTTTTGAAAAAGGGCTACAATCTGAATGACTGGAGTCTTTGTATAATAGTCCTCATCTTCACAGGGTTCATCAGCCGTGTAATAGCTTTCCTCTGCATGGTGACATTTCAGAAGAAGTGA